Proteins encoded together in one Terriglobus sp. TAA 43 window:
- a CDS encoding ABC transporter ATP-binding protein, with protein MALLSVENLNIRFGNSTAVDSISFSINEGEVLGLVGESGSGKSVTSLAILRLLAPSAAMTGTIYFDGHNLLDLSEKQMRARRGRDISMIFQEPMTALNPAMNIGEQIAEAVRVHHPKLTRAEIKDRVLESLNSVALPDPTRRSKDYPHQFSGGQRQRIMIAMAVVNQPRLLIADEPTTALDVTVQAQILRLLRDLRERHGLSMLFISHDLAVTAQTADRVAVMRHGHILETNTAAELFRAPQDSYTRALLAAVPTMHTDRKRPLATL; from the coding sequence ATGGCTTTGCTCTCCGTTGAAAACCTGAACATTCGCTTCGGCAACAGCACTGCCGTGGATAGCATCTCGTTTTCCATCAACGAAGGTGAAGTGCTCGGTCTGGTGGGTGAATCCGGTTCCGGCAAATCGGTTACCTCGCTTGCGATCCTGCGTCTTCTCGCTCCGTCTGCGGCGATGACCGGCACCATCTACTTCGACGGTCATAACCTACTGGATCTTTCCGAGAAGCAGATGCGTGCGCGTCGTGGACGCGACATCAGCATGATCTTTCAGGAACCCATGACGGCACTGAATCCCGCCATGAACATTGGAGAACAGATCGCCGAAGCCGTCCGCGTGCATCATCCAAAACTCACTAGGGCTGAAATAAAAGACCGCGTCCTTGAATCACTGAATAGTGTTGCGCTTCCCGATCCAACGCGCCGCAGCAAGGATTACCCACACCAGTTCAGCGGTGGCCAGCGTCAACGCATCATGATTGCTATGGCCGTCGTAAACCAGCCGCGATTGCTCATCGCGGACGAACCCACCACCGCGCTCGACGTCACCGTGCAGGCGCAGATTCTTCGCCTGCTGCGCGACCTTCGCGAACGCCACGGCCTGAGCATGCTCTTCATCTCGCACGACCTCGCCGTTACAGCGCAGACAGCGGACCGCGTGGCCGTGATGCGCCACGGCCACATTCTGGAAACCAACACTGCCGCCGAACTCTTCCGCGCACCGCAGGACAGCTACACACGCGCACTCCTCGCTGCTGTTCCCACCATGCACACCGACCGTAAACGCCCGTTAGCGACTCTCTAG